The following is a genomic window from Myxocyprinus asiaticus isolate MX2 ecotype Aquarium Trade chromosome 38, UBuf_Myxa_2, whole genome shotgun sequence.
aattaatatatgtCTATTTTTAGATCTATTTTGTCATATAGAGTGGCCTCAAACAGTATTTGAACACTAGGGGATAGTCAGAGATAGACGCccctatatttatttatataaatgccaCTAGGTTTGAAATATTGTTATACAATGCacagacattcatacattttcaagtgGTGTCCAAttactttttagggccactgtatatcATCTGATTTAAAAGTCTTAATTCAAAGCCTGGCTTTTTTCACAAACAGTATTAGCTGATAATTGTTCTTACGTGTCCACGTGCACTCGTCCTTTGGGAAATGCCGTCTCGATAAAGGAGTCATTGACCAACCAGTACACTACAGTTTCATCTGGGAGTAATCCGGGATCAACTTTACAGGAGACTGTTAATTTTTTCCCTGGAAAAGAGATGAATATTCCTTAAGGGGACAGATACTCAATAAAACGGTTATTCAGTATAAGAAAAATGAGATGAACAAAATTCTTACCTGATGTAGCATTTCTCACTTCAATAATTTTAGGAGCCATGACCTGTATTAAACCTTGAAAAGAGTCAAATTTTGCCATGTTATCGAGCTTTCTCAGAGCTTATGTATAGAATCTCTAAACTGTGATGTGTTCCAGCTCAATATGACACTTGAGTGTATAGTACAATTGAGTAATAAACACACCTGAATCAGCAATGTCTGGCAGACAACATAATAATATTACTGCAAGTAGTGTGTAGAGAGACACTAAAGAGAGAACATATCACATTTAGATACTCCACATATTattatatacaaaattacaacaaatacatcattatTTCTCATCACAAACCACTGAATTACCATTATTTTTACACTAAAATGTATGTCTTAGTGAAcatataaaaaaagcaaacaagccATCCTAAATGATCAGCAGTAATTTACCTGTGTGGAGTTTTGTCCATTTCATGATTGCTGTTGCTGGAGGAACACTGACTGATTTCAAAGCCTCTGTAAGAATGTGCTGTAATTCCCTATTTTGGGTTTGTTTATATAGGATTGAGGGACCATGACAAAGTCAAATTGTGCGTAGGAAGCACGGGAGTTTCCTGTGGTTACCCTACCATACGCTCTCATTTATTGTTCTCTGTAATATTCGAGTGTGACGTTATTCTTGATATAACTGATGGAAATATGAGATAGTAAGCATGTAgcaccctctctctcacacagataTAGGTCAAAATGAAACTTGAAAGAAAAACACTACAAATGATTCAGTAGATCACAAAGCAAACAGTCACAATTCTCATTTTAATATCCCTCAAATCACGTCTGGAGCGTGATCCCAAATTAGTCACCTACCACATGCCAGTCTGTATAGATTTTGTTTGCGTAATGCAAACAGATCCTTTTAAAAGCAAATCCTCCTGTCTGGATTGGTGTATTTTCATGACTGTTGACTTCTGAGTTGTTTATAGTTCATTAGAttgtggtgttgtgggtggttgtcaggacatttatatgcagttgctaaagggattcagagcatttttttaatgtgttgctatgCATTTACTAGGGTGTTATCgtggtgttgctatgtggttgctaaggtgtattAGTGTTTTTAGAGTGTTactatgttgttgctagggtgttgtaggtggttgtcaGGTCATTTCCATGCAGTTGCCAATGGTGTTCTGAGTGTATCTAGCATGTTGCGATGCATTTACTTGGGTGTTACAGATGGTTTTCATGTCGTTGCTATTTGGTCATTAAGGTGTTCTTGTttttagggtgttgtgggtggtttgcCATtgagttgctatgtggttgctaagatgtcgtgggtggttgtcaggacatttctatgcagttgctaaaggggttctgagcattttttttaatgtgttgctatgCATTTACTAGGGTGTTATCAATGGTTTACCATAGCATTGCTATGCAGAGGCTGTTGCATGTTTCTAGAGTATTGTAAGTGGTTGCCATGGAGTTGCTCtgtgtgtttgctaaggtgttctgagtgtttatagggcatagctgtgcgtttactcGTGTGTTGTCAACGGATGCCATGGCGTTCCTTTACGGTCATTAAGGAGTTCTGATTGTTTTTAGGGTGTTGCGGGTGGTCGCTAAGATGTTCTAAATGTTgtaagggtgttgctatgtggttttcAGGTCATTTCCATGCAGTTGCCAATGGTGTTCTGGGTGTATTTGGCATGTTGTGGTGCATTTACTTGGGTGTTATTGATGGTTGCCATGGCGTTGCTATTTGGTCGTTAAGGTGTTCTGGTTGTTtttgggtgttctgagtgtttttagagtGTTACtttgttgttgctagggtgttgtgggtggttgtcaggtcATTTCCATGCGGTTGCCATTTCTATGTAATTCAGTGTTCATTGTGTTTAGCTTGTTGCTGTGCATTTATTAGGGTGTTATTAATGGTTGCCATGGTGTTGTTATGTGGACACtaaaagtgttctgagtgtttttagggTGTTGTTATGTGGATATTTCCATGCAGTTGCCAAtggagtgtttttagcatgttgctatgcatttACTTGGGTGCTATCAAAGGTTGTATTCTGGTAGTTTTTAGGGAGTTGTggagctgcatgatttgaggtaagCCTGTCATTCATGTCTTTAGCACAAACTGTGTGGGACAATTTACACATAAAATTAATACTAAATTCACACCAAATTCATGATGGATTTGTGAGACGAACTGCTGACAAATGGTTTATTCACACAAAGACtaatgaaatgaaaaacaatttacGCCTGTACAGTACGCAGCACAGTTACAGGAAtaatttgtgttatattatccttgcaataaaaacaGCAGTGAGGTTCTGCAATTCATTTGTCTACATTGTAgtaaaatattgctttttatgCAATATTTGACTACGAGCTATTCCAAACGATTTGCCTAACCTccctgctatttttaatgcctggataatataacaggcAAAGTAATATACACAttaaatgtacattaagacaaaacacaaggtatattatatattagcacattacaaatatattctaaaaaataatgtgtttacaaatatatcatttatttactgcatatttgaattgaattgtgtttttgtgcgaGACGGGTAAGAGAGCACAGGAATACACTCTGGTgtctttataaacatttataatagATGCAAATTTACTGTAGTTTAAGTAGACTTTCAAAATCAGACCGGGTTTATGTTTGAAGTACAAAGAGTTCATGAACTGAaactatttaattaaaatttttcatGGTGTGTATCAGCTGCATGTCCAGTGCCtttgtttgccagttgattaagCTCGTATTTCATTGGTCATTCACGTTTCATTGCAAtctgaataaaatataaataaaaaaaattatatcaatatAATTTTCGGAATTTTCGGTGGATGATTTGTCGGAGCCGGTGTGAAAAAATGGGCTTTGTCTGAATAGgcctttagggttagggatttgctTAAAGCACAAACACCAAGTATGAGCAACATAAGTAgttatgcttgccttagcaaacacatcTAATAAAGAGTCAACGGAGTAAAATACTTCAACATCATGTTATTTATCCATTCAACATACAGTCTTTTACAGTACCTTAGTCTTGTGTTGCCATTGGGGACTCACCACACAGACTGAAAGGTGAACATGGTTAAAACATTGTGGAGAACAATTTGAAGTGAATTAAACATTAACATCACCTGAGGCTGAAACTGTCCCTCGCACTGCTCATTACTGGCTAGAAGACACAGCGATTTGTACActatcgacacacacacacacacacacacacacacacacacttgaagagGGCCTTTCCCTGTCACTCGAATTACTAGCATGTCTGAAATGTGCCAAAAGAgaagtacactgaaaaaaatggtgCAAGGATATTGTAAAACAATTACATTATATGGCTGTAACGgggttcacaagatgggcaaggagacggcgggaactggcagaacagtcaacatatcTTTAATGGCATTAATCAACTTAAAGAAACAAAAGCACAGCAGCCacgtgtctctttctctctttcgaaCTGGAGTCTCCGGCTTGTCTTTaaccccctcccggctgattaggacaattcagcggcAGGTGTGCGTCCTCATggaccggccacgccctcctcctcgtcacaatggcgaaaagtatgtggacacttcTAACAAACGGGTTTCG
Proteins encoded in this region:
- the LOC127429374 gene encoding interleukin-1 receptor type 2-like, coding for MKWTKLHTVSLYTLLAVILLCCLPDIADSGLIQVMAPKIIEVRNATSGKKLTVSCKVDPGLLPDETVVYWLVNDSFIETAFPKGRVHVDTNDHKKYIQSDLVFKCVCPQDFWSNFACIALSPTGVDKKSIQLPEIKLHAKLLCKTRTVRRIRNNQS